In the Plodia interpunctella isolate USDA-ARS_2022_Savannah chromosome 6, ilPloInte3.2, whole genome shotgun sequence genome, one interval contains:
- the LOC128670927 gene encoding odorant receptor 4-like: protein MEHVKIYPEEYSRPLRVLMGILAQANVNFFDNNQSWFTRYWKYFYLIPFLIVHFVSMSTSILAELMAGRDLYGFLSLPVFIITIQAVIKIIIILSNKRQLEHIIDELGQLWRTEGLNKKQQSVKKAKAREMRIGVIAYLRFPFFVSFQYTLLPLLEAVFNVVRGRSAEWRLPFSAEFGFDVNSHWSLYAVTYAYQVYFILLTSCVYLGTDFLTIALSAHLSREFLLLRQDLTNIQPTRVASDNNSRGRILGFVRSHQKIIRFAASQMKMRKRESVCIYFRLAQKLDEAINKLTFINVLFTTVNVSFFGLSVLASKRTTDRLTNVTIVLTVLMLILIQCYFGEKLKTGSEDIFQAACENQWYEGDIEYQKFLYFIMLRSQKPCYLTSLTFTKITLETFTKVLSTTWSYFSLVNTMYQRQK from the exons atggAACACGTGAAAATTTATCCCGAAGAATATTCGAGGCCCTTGCGTGTACTAATGGGGATATTGGCGCAAGCCAATGTGAATTTCTTCGACAATAATCAGTCGTGGTTTACGAgatattggaaatatttttaccttaTCCCGTTTTTGATCGTCCATTTCGTTAGCATGAGCACGTCGATCTTGGCAGAATTGATGGCGGGAAGGGACCTGTATGGATTCTTGTCGTTGCCTGTGTTCATCATTACTATTCAAG cggttattaaaataataataatcttgtCGAACAAACGACAACTGGAGCACATAATAGACGAGCTGGGGCAGCTCTGGAGAACTGAAGGTCTcaacaaaaaacaacaatCTGTGAAGAAGGCGAAGGCAAGAGAAATGCGAATCGGAGTTATTG CGTACCTGCGCTTCCCTTTCTTCGTGTCCTTTCAGTACACGTTACTACCGCTGCTGGAGGCGGTCTTCAATGTGGTGCGCGGGCGCAGCGCGGAGTGGCGGCTGCCCTTCAGCGCAGAGTTCGGCTTCGACGTCAACAGCCATTGGTCGCTCTATGCTGTCACTTACGCCTACCAGGTTTATTTCA TACTGCTGACTTCATGCGTGTACCTGGGAACAGATTTCTTGACTATCGCCCTGAGCGCTCACCTGAGCCGAGAGTTCTTGCTGTTACGACAGGACCTGACAAACATACAGCCAACGAGAGTTGCTAGTGACAATAATTCACGTGGAAGAATTCTTGGATTTGTTAGGAGCcatcaaaaaataatcagG TTTGCGGCGTCACAGAtgaagatgagaaagagagagagtgtgtgtatttatttcagattagCCCAGAAACTGGACGAAGCTATAAACAAACTAACCTTTATCAATGTATTGTTTACCACAGTGAACGTTAGCTTCTTCGGCCTTTCTGTTTTG GCTTCAAAGCGAACGACAGACAGACTAACCAACGTGACGATCGTATTGACTGTTCTGATGCTGATATTGATACAGTGTTACTTCGGGGAGAAACTAAAGACTGGG AGTGAAGATATATTTCAAGCAGCATGCGAGAACCAATGGTATGAAGGTGATATAGAATACcagaaatttctatattttatcatgttGAG ATCACAAAAGCCATGCTACTTAACTTCACTGACATTCACGAAAATAACTCTGGAAACTTTTACAAAG GTGCTGAGCACGACGTGGTCATATTTCTCCCTGGTCAACACCATGTATCAACGTCAGAAATAG